A region of the bacterium genome:
CGGTAGCTTGCGTCAGCCACTGATATTGCCAATCTTCTGTGGTATCCCCAATGGGCGTGCCGTTGAAGTAGACCGTGAAGTAGCCGTGACGCGTCACTCGCAGCGCGGCTTCGGACCACGCCGGTGTCGTCAATGTTCCCCAGCCGTCTACGGTGTAAATCGCGCTATCCACATTTGTGGTTGTAAAACCAGGCATCAGTTCTACGGTCATGCGCAGCACACCGGTCCATGTCGTGCCGTTGGTGCACGGGAACCGCACCACCAGAACATCCTGATCGGGATCTTGAACGTACGGCACGGAGTCCGTCGTCACCGCGAATCCGAGAAAATACAGGCCGTCGGACGCCACTCTGTAGTACGAAAACTCAAGTCCGTTGTCGTAGGTTTGGCAGAGCGTCGCATTCGGGAATAGATCATAGTAAGGGGTTCCGACAGGCGAGATGTACATCTGAACATCCCAGGGGATATAGTTGAATCCTGAGATGTTCCAAGTCTGGTTTCCGCCCGAACCGGGGCTGAAACTTACGTCGGCATCGGTCTCGAAACTCACGACGGTCGTGCCTGCGGACGGCATGTGGTTCTGATTGACCGTGATTTGAGCGATTGCACCGCTGACAAGCAGTGCGGACAACACAATTCCTAACAAGGCTTTCATGGTTTTCTCCCTCTTTGGGTTATCTGACTAAGCTTCAATCTTCTCGATATTCGCACGTGGCAGCAGGACGATTTCGTTGCTATTTTCGAGTTTTACCTTTAAGACTCGGACTTTCGCCTCGGTATCCAACGCGGTAAGTTCGGGCGGCAGGTCTTCCACTGTGCCGATCTGACCGAACCACGGCTCGCGAATGATGCGCACGACATCCCCCTTTTCCAACCCCGACGGTTCATGCGCATCCGGTTCGTGATGCGTCACGTCCTTCTTCGCAATGATAATCTCAGGCCGCATGACGCCCGCGCGAATCTGCGTCGCGCCCGACACAGAGGCATTGTGCCCTTCATTACGCTTCAGGAGCTCAAATGTCCGCCGCGCCATCGTGATTCTTCCGAAACCCTCCGTCAGCACGAGCGTGACACCAATCTGCTCCCCGCCCGTGATCGCAACACCCTGCTCATAACCCAACAGCTTCTTCAAATCCAGGCTGTCGAAGCCTCCCACCACCAGCGCGGCGGCACCTCCCGCAATCGCTTTCTTTACAGCTTCCAGCGTCCCCAGCGCACCTCCGACCAGCACTTTGTGCTTGCAATCTGAAGGTATCTTGCTCTCATCCGTCACTTCATCCGGCGATTGCGCAATCATTTGAATCGTTCCGTAAGTCTCTCCGCCGATACCGAAAATCCCTTGAATGAACGTTCCGACGGCCTGCACTTCCACGCCTTCCTGCGGAAAGATTTTCGTGACTCTGCCCTCAATATACGATTCGATCTCGACCGGAATGGGCGGGTCACGCAAGATCAACTGCCCCGTTATCTCTGAAACCGCTTCGAGCGAACCTGTTATCGGTGACTTCAATTTATTCTTGAACAGGCCGAAAAAAGACTTTGCTTCGGCAATGACTTGATCCTTCTCGATCTTGTCGCCCTCTTTGACAATCAGTGCCCCGCGCACATCGCCCGGCAGGACGCCAAGCAGGTTTGCCGCGTTCAGCGGAGTCACGTTGCCCGGCAGATCCGTGCGTGCCACGACTTGCTCTGCGGCCATATGCTCGCCGACGTGAACCGTCACGTTGCCGCGCAGCGGCAGGATTCTGTCCTTCGTAATCAGCGTTGTTTCCGACACCCGAAGTCCGGGCGTAAATGATGTTGCCATTGCTCTCGCTGTTGTTTATCTTCAATTACTCAAATTCAAAGTCGTGTCGTCTGTTACTTTGGCTCGGTGAATAACTCACGGAAGAAGGCGCGCATCTCTTCCATCGAAGCCTTGTCCGCCTCTTCATTATAGGCGACGCCGTTCAGTCCGGCCTTGTCCGCATTGGGATTCGTGAAGGCATGCACCGCGAACGGATACGCGACAAACTTGTAATTCACCTTGGCCTCGTCCATCTCCTTCTTAAAGGCATCAACCTGCTCGGCAGGCACAAACGGATCGTCCGCGCCGTGCAGGACCAGCACTCTGCCTTTAATGTTCTTCGCGGTCTCCGGAGTCGGGTTGCTCAAATTCCCGTGAAAGCTCACGATGCCGTTCAGATCCGCTCCGCTGCGCGCAAGTTCGAGCGCACACGTCCCGCCGAAACAGAATCCGATTGCCGCCGTCCGCGACGCATCCACATTCGGCTGCTTCAGCATCTCATCGTATGCGGCTTTGGCAAGCTTGGCAAATAGGCTGCGGTCCTGATAAAATGGTCCGGCCAGCGCTCCGGCCTCGTCTGCCTTGGTGGTCGAAACGCCTTTGCCAAACATATCGGCGGCAAACGCCACAAAACCGAGATTGGCCAATTCACGCGCCCGCTGTTTGGCGTAGTCGTTCAAACCCCACCATTCATGAAACACAAGCACTCCGGGGCGGATCCCCTGCTGCTGCGTATTCCAGGCCACATACGCCTCGTAAGTCTTGCCGTCGACTTGATATTCAACATACGTTGACGAGACCGACGCGGCCGCCATGGAAACTCCCAGCATGAACAGGATGGAAAAAGCAAGTGATTTCACTTCGATACCTTTCTTGACTTCGACTTGACGGCTTTTGTTGCACTCTTGCGCTTTGCCGATGCGGATTTCCCTTTCGCGCGCTTAATGCAATCCTTGATAATCTGTTCGGCCTGCCAGCGATCCTGCCAGCCAATAGATGAAACGTGCTTGCCTTCGAGCTCCTTGTACACACGAAAGAAGTGGTCCATCTCACGCAGAAAGTGCGGCGGAACATCCGACAGACTGTGATATGTCTCAAAAGTCGGATCCGTCACGGGCACGGCAAGCAGCTTTTCGTCGCTGCCTTTCTCGTCTTCCATCATCAGCACGCCCAGCGGTCGCGCGGCGACGACACAGCCCGGAAACGTCGGAGTTTTCACCAACACGAGCACGTCGAGCGGATCACCGTCTTCCGCCAGAGTGCCCGGCACAAAACCGTAGTCTCCCGGATAGTGCACCGGTGAAAAGAGTGGCCGGTCGAGTACGATCGCTCCGAGGTCACTGTCGTACTCATACTTATTGCGATGGCCGTATGGAACTTCCACCACAACGTAAATTTCATTGGGAACGCGCCGCCCGGACGGCAATTCATGGAGCTTCAAGGATGGTCCTGGTTTTATAGTTGCGGCCGCTTCGGCACACGATGAGGTAATCCCATGCCGCGCAGGAGTGCGCCTTGCACTTCACCGCAGATTTGATTAATCATTTTCAGTCCGCCGGAGTCTTTGCGCAATGCCACGCGCAGCGGACGTTCGCCTGCCGGCATCTCCACGACACGCAGCATCATTCCCGTCACCTCGTGCGGATCCGGCGCCATTTCGCTCCGCAGCATCTCCACCACATTGTTATGCACACGCTGCGCTTCGTCCGTTTCAATCGGATACTCCGCGACCCGCTCTGCATCGTCCGGAGTCAGAATACTCGCGCGAAACTTGGTCGGAAACGCTCCCGGCTGCAGGATAGTCGAATCAATCCCGTGAGTCGTCAATTCATAAGACAGCGATTCGGCGTAGGCTTCGAGCGCGTATTTGCTTGCGCAGTAAGCCGACATGTACGGCAGCACCGTCCGCCCCAGTCCGCTCGAAACATAAATGAGTAACCCGCGTCTCCGCGCCCGCATCTTGGGCAGCACCGCGCGGTTCAGACGATGCACGCCGATCAGATTGACATTCATGATGTGCTCAAGCTGCTCCGCTGTGCTGCCTTCCGCCACGCCATTCACGCCGAGTCCCGCGTTATGCACGACCACGTCCAATTCGGAGTGAGCGTGGATGTTGTCTACCGCGCGTTCGACGGACAGCTCATCCGTGACATCCAACTCGATCACATGCACGTTCGGCAAAGCGGAAAGTTCGGCGGCGATGCTCTGATTTCGCTCGCCCGGATCGCGCATGCTTGCGAATACGGTATGACCCGCCTGCGCAAAGTCCTGCGCGGCCAGCTTGCCGAAGCCGGACGAACAGCCCGTAATCAACACAACCGCCATGCTACTTCGCCTTTCGTTCGGGGATCACCAGCGAGAGAATCACCGAGGTGGTCAGCACTCCCGCCACCACGCCGAGCGACCAGCCGATCGGAATCGCATACGCCGTGTGTCCCAACAGCATTTTCACACCAACAAAGGTCAGCACGATCGACAGCCCGTACTTCAGGTAACGGAACTTGTGCATCACCCCCGACAGTGCGAAGTAGAGTGAGCGCAGTCCGAGAATCGCGAACACGTTGGACGTAAACACCACGAACGGGTCACGCGTGACGGCGAACACCGCCGGAATCGAATCCACTGCAAAAATGACATCCGAGAGTTCCACGACCAGCAAGGCGACCATCAGCGGCGTCGCGTGGCGGACGCCGTTTTCCATGACAAAGAACTTTTTCCCGTGATACTTCGTCGTCACCGGCATGAACTTGCGAAGCATCCTGACCGCCGGATTCTTCTCGGGGTCCACGCCGTGCTCGTCCGTCACCGCCATCCGGATTCCCGTGAAGATCAGAAACGCACCGAAGACGTAAATGATCCATTCGAAATTCTGGATCAGCGCGGTCCCGACTCCGATCATGATCCCGCGCATGACCAGCGCGCCGATGATTCCCCAGAACAGCACGCGGTGCTGATATTCCGCGGGAACCTTGAAGTAGGAAAAGATCAGAATGAAGACGAATATATTATCGACCGAAAGCGATGCCTCGATAATGTACCCGGTCAGAAACTCAATGGCGGTGCGTTCTCCTTTCCACCACCAGACAAACCCGCAATAGCTCATGGCCAGCAGAAACCAGAACACCACCCAGCCCATGGCTTCCTTGTGGTTTACTGCGTGCGGCCGTTTGTGGAAAACTCCGAGGTCGAGCAGCAATAACGCCAGAATCCCGACCGTGAAGATTACCCACTTAATGGTTTCGAATTCAAAGCTCATGTAGTGAGCGGGACAACCTCACAATATTTGTTAATCTGTGCTGCACATGCTCGTTTGTCCCGGACACATGTAGCGCGTTGGATTATAGGATGAGTTTTCGTCTTCAAGATTCAGCCAGCGATCTCCGAGGTCACCGATGCGGCCGTCGCCATCGTAGTCCTCGTCGTGCGCTTCGGCCCAGTCTTCCGTGCCGGAGTCCGTCGGCCCCAGACCGGACGGCGTTGAGTTGCTCGCATCACACGTTGTGATCAAGGTGAAGCCACAGTCTCCGCGCGAGTTGCATTGGCCGGCCAGCGCAGTTTGTGCGCTTCCCGCTTTACAAATGTCGAGGAACACGATCACTTTCACGCAGGGCGGAAAACGCGACAGCCACGTATTCAATTCGGAATACTTGAACCAGCCCCAGCCCGTCTTGCCCGGTTCATAAATGGTAACCGTCCCGCTGTCGCCGTGTGCGCAGATATATAAGAAGAACTCGTGGCAACCTGGATCGCCATCGCACGGACATTCAAACTGAGTGGCGAAGTTCTCTATCGTTCTCCGTAACTGACCTGCCAGATCCCCGTTGGTCGCGAAGTATCCCGGAAGCGTGTTCTTGGCGTATTGGCTGATGCGCGTGACCGCAAAGCCGTTGTCCGTCAGGAAAGTGTTTACCAGATTGGCGTTGTCCGCCATCGCACCAGCGGAGAAGCCCTCCTTGCCCCACATGTCGCTCCATTCGCCGCCGTCAAACACAAACCCGATCTTCTTGCACGGCGCGTCCAGTCGTCCCGAAGGTTCGACGCGCTCTTGCCGGATCGGCCCGCCTAACGTATCCGCAGGCTTCCCGGGTGTCTCCATGTCATGCAGACTGCCGCCGCCTGTTCCGAAGCGAAAACTCACGCCCTCCAGCGTCTCTTCAGCAGTCTGCGCAAACGGACTCTCTGCCCCCGAAGGCAAATCCACAAACATCGGCCAGCGCGCGTCAACATGTCCCACGCTGCCTGACTCCGTCGCCACCCACGCGTAACGCACCGGATGCGACCAACTCATCAGTCGCTGATCATTGATAAAGAATCCGTACATCGCGCCGCTGTGATTCGGCAGCGTCAGCACCGCCGCCGTGTCATTCAACGTGTCCGGCACGAACTCCCGCAATACCGTCCCGCTCGGCAGCGGCCCGACCACAAACACCTCGGCACTTGCATCAATCTGCAGACTGTCCAACAGAATCTCTGCGGCCCTCCGCACTTCGGTGGGCAGGCCACCTGATCCGCTGCTCTTGTCATCTTCGCACGACAGCACCAGCAATATGCCTGCTAATCCCAGGACTCCCCACAGAATCTTTCCCATGATTCCTCCCCTGATTTGCGTAGAACTATTGAACAATCACAACATGAAATCTGTTCCGGAAGCGCACGGCCCCGTCCGCTCCGATGAACGGCGCACTGGCCTGCCGCATCGTTTCGCGCACCAGCTCTTCGCCCAGCACGCTGACGGAATAGCGCGTCGCACCCGTTCCCGCCTGCGTCCCCCAGAATACATCGAAACTCTCAAACTCCCGTGTCAAGTCAATATCGTCCGACTCGACCACCCGCAATCCTGCACGTGCAATCACTTCGTAGAGTTTTTCCGGAGGCGACAGCGAAAACGGCCCTTCGACTTGCGGCGGGTCCTTGAACAGCTTACGCACTGCCGCGCCCACTGTTGCGAATTCGGAATGTTCCGCCGCTCCAAAACAAACAACACCTGTCTTCGCGCCCGGCTTTGCCACCCGCGCAAATTCGCGCAGAGCGTTTTCCGGCGTCTCGGTGAATTGCAGCGAGTTAACTGCAATGACTGCGTCAAAGGTGTTGTCCCCAAACGGCAGATTCTCAGAGTCGGCCACAACAAACTCGCCCTGTGGCACTCGCTCTTTGCACAGCTCCAGCATTTCACGGGCGACATCTGTTCCCGTCACACGCGCACCGCGTTGTGCGGCAAGTTCAAGCGCTCCCCCCGAACCGCAGCCCGCATCGAGCAAATGCACCGCGTGTCCGTTCAGCACTCGCTCAAGCACCCACTCCGCCAGCGGCAGGCTGTACGCTTCGTGCTTCTCCCGCCACAGCCGCGCACTCGGCCCCCAGAAACTCGCCTGTCGTTCGCCTGAACCCATTATTTCGGATTCACCGCTTCAAACTTCATCACACGCTTGCCGTCCCGTGTCAGCCACATCCCGTTGTCACCTTCGAATTTGTAGCCGTTCACCACCGCAAGCTCCCGCAAAAACGGTTCTTCTATCTTCATCGCTTCCGGGCACATCATCTTGGTCGAAGCGAATCCACTAAAGGACACTTTCTCGCCCTCAATTGTATACTTGCAGCCAAAACGGTTGCAGCCTCCGCTGCCCGTCATCTTGTCCGAACGCGCCGCCAATGTGATATACGGTTCAGTCCTGAATTCGTCCGTCACCGTAATACTCTCGCCGTTCATCTGCACGAGCTTCCAACGCTTATTGATGAGCGTCGGTTCCGCGCGCTTCTGCGGTTTCACTTGCGCCGCAGTATCCGTCGGCAACGTTGGCCGTTCGGCCACCGGTGCGGGAACCGCCGTCGTGGTATCCGGCACAGCCTCCTCGGGCTTCTTCAAACAGCTTGTGTCCGGACGCATGTTCAGAATCTCTTCTATCACCACACCCGCGTGCACGCGTCCGTCCGTCGTGTCGTTTTCCATCCGGCCGCGAAATTCCACATAGGTCGGCGCGCCGTTCAGCCGCATACTGACGTAAGCCCGCTCCACCTCCAGCCAATCCCCCTTGAACTTCACGACATACTGCTCGTTCGTCGCGCAGTCCACCAGCGACGCCGCATCCGCCATGTAACGAAGCATCCCGCTCATCGGCACCGCTTCCGCCTGATGCTGCTTCTTCAGCTCCCGCGCTTCGCGCGCCTTCTGACAACCGAAGAACAGAACCGCAAGTGAAAGGAATATGAGAATTGTCTTCATAGTATGGAGCGAAAGGCCTTCCGCCCGAGCTGTGTTTTGGTGCTGCGGTTCCCCGCTGGCTTCAGGAATTCCTGCGGCGCGCATCTTCAACAATCTTGCGCAACTCCTCAACGGTCAGCATTTCACGTCCTCGATGTATCATACGGTGGCAGTTGGAACATAATAGAGCAATATAGTCCTTTACTGAGGCCTCGTCACTCAGATCTATTTCCCTTGCGCCGTTTGAGAGCGGGTCGATATGGTGTGCTTCGATGAAGTCTCTGCCTAGTTCACCGTAGGCTTCTTCAAAGGACATTTTGCAAGCTTGACATCGAAGTTTGCCAGCACTATCTCGTAGTGCGATCTCAATCGCTAAACGCCGTATTCTTGAATCTCGTTCGCGCCGATCTACCTCTATTCTTTGTATAGCACCCTCGCAACATGCTCCAAATGATCCTTCTGCATGTAATTCTTGCTCTGCTATTTGTTCAATTGGAGCTTGCGTCACAACCGCTGTCGAGTCGGGAGCCTCGTCTGCGATCTTCTTAACGCGTGTGCGCGCCACTGAAATTGACCAGAAATGTTCAGCCAAGGCCTCGGGCGACGCAAACTCCTTGAACCTGGACGAATGCTTCCAGTTCTTTGACTTATCGTACTTCCGAAGCTTCTTCGCTGGATCATATCGCTTATCTTGATAGCCTAACATCTCCCTCAATTCACTCCACTTGAGGTCGACGAAACTTGACTCAACAAGAACAATGTTGGGGTATTCATCTGTTTTCCATAGCTTCATCGAAAGACTTTTCGACTCTAAGCACGGACTTAATATCCTGCAGCACCATGGTACTTCAGCTACTGCCTCAATACCATTCTCTATCTTCATGTTTCGTATCAAGAACAGGTAATCGCCTGGGTCTGCCTTCGCGATTTCTCCCCCTTGGTCCATCGTTGATCCCCAGATCTGAAAGGAGTCAACAGAAAAGTCTTTCAATGCAGACTCAATACGGATCAGCATACCAGCCGACACTTGGTCCGCTATGTCCGCCATTGTAAACTGACGGAAACTATCGTTCCTGCCATTTGTAATCGAGCAAGCGACATTCCATTGCCCCTTTTTGCCGATGGACTGATAAAATATGGACATTTGATCCCCCCTACTTCCTCACCGTCGCCACACCGTGGTCGTCCGCACCTTCCAGAATGAAGTCCTGAATCTTCGTCCACTTCTGAATCTTCGCCACGCGATTCTCCGTCTGCGGCGACAATTCAAGCGGACGCCCGCGCGTGTCGATAATCAATCCGACAACCCCGCCCTGCAGCGTCGCTTCGATTTCCTTGCCCGCGCCCGCGCCGACGTCAAAACCTTTTTCAGGTTTGATTTTCGCCTTGATTTCCTGTCCCGGTCCAAGCGGATAGAGATTCAATTCACCGAACGGCACGCTTTCATTAAACGTCTGTCCGTTCGGCAGCGTCCCCGTCACCGTCACACACGGCCGGCCTTCCTTGCCCTTGCCCACCGGACACACGCACGTCCCCAGCCGCACCAGACAGTCCTTCTCGAACACCTGAATCGCGGCCTCTTCGTGCACGCTCGCCAGCACACCCAGATGCGGCATCATGAAAATCGAGTCCACCGCAAGCTCCGTCACACCCTCCGGCTGAAATGCGTCAATCATCATATGCGCGGCCTGACTGCGGCGCGGCGCGTGCGACAGCACTCCGCCCGACCCCACGATGATATTCAAATCCATCATGTTCACTACCGTCTCGCCCGAACCGGTCTGGTCGAAGGTGTCGGAAATCGTCCGCTCCTGCTGAATACCCTTGAGTGATGTCGCGAAATTCTTATGCTGAACAAACGCCAGCCGCAATGCTTCTCTGGCGATGGCCTGCTCGATCTGCAGCTCCTGCTTCGTCTGCGGAATTGTCGTCGGTCGAATCATCTTGTTCGCGATACGGTTGCGCAGCTCCCGCTCGTCAATCTCAAACGGCACCCAGCGTAGGATATTCTCGATTCCCGCTTCGGCCAGCACGTTCATCACCGAATAGCTCATACCCAGATTCGCCGACACCGTGCGGTTGAACACCGTCTCGCGCGTCTCCGTTCCCGGCACTCGGAAAATCGAAAACACGTCCGTCGTCGCGCCGCCGATGTCCACACCGACCAGCGTGATGTCCCGCGCCTTCGCCACCCGCTGCATAATATCTCCCACCGCGCCCGGCGTCGGCATGATCGGAGCATCCGTCCACGCCATCAGCTTGCGATAGCCCGGCGCCTGCGCCATCACGTGCTCCATGAACAGGTCGTGAATCGCATCACGTGCCGGACCGAGATTCTCACGCTCGAGCACCGGACGCAGATTGTCCACGATCAGCAAATCCACCTCTTCGCCGAGCACGCGCTTGATTTCGTCGCGCGCCTCTTTGTTGCCCGCATAAATCACCGGCAGCTTATACGACGAACCCAAACGCGGACGCGGTCGCGCGGCTTTCAGGAGTTCCGCAAGTTCAATCACGTGCTTCGTCGTCCCGCCGTCAATTCCACCCGAGAGCAGAATCATGTCCGGACGCAGTTTGCGAATCCGCTCAATCTTCTGATGCGGCAGCCGTCCGTCGTTCGAGGCCATCGTGTCCATCACAATCGCTCCCGCGCCAAGCGCCGCGCGCTCCGCCGATTCGGCGGTCATCGCCTTCACCACACCCGACACCATCATCTGCAATCCGCCGCCTGCCGACGACGTCGAGATATACGTGTCGCAGCCGCGGTCGCCCGTTTTGGTTTTGATGATGCCGTCTTTCTCGGTGAATTCGCGCCCCATGATTTCACCGATTTCCGATATTGCGTTGAGCACGCCCTTCGTCACGTCCTCAAACGGCGCTTCTACGGTCGTCGGCGCCTCGCCGCGACACACCAGCCGGTACTCATCTCCCTGCTTCTCAATCAAAATGGCTTTCGTCGTCGTCGAACCGCAGTCCGTCGCCAGAATCGTCGTAATCTCGGAAGGTTTCTTTGTGCTCATTACTCAATCAGTTTATGGTGAAAATGAAAAATCCAAACAGTAAGTCCCTAACTCCTCGGCCACACCCGTTGTCCCGTCTCCTTCTCCTCGACCAGAATCGCCAGCATCGGGCAGGCGTGCGCCGCAGCCAGCACCCCCTCGTCGTCGAGCGTCTCCGGATCAATCACCTGTGCTTGACGCTCTGGATCCAGCCCGAAAATATCCGGCGCTTCCATCATGCACAGTGTCGAACCCACACAGCGGTTCTTGTCTATCGTAATCTTGTATTTGGACATAGTCGGCAGAGATTGAAAAAAAAACTTGGATTATGCGTGGTGCGCCACCGGACACGTTGCCCAGCTGACCGGAAACTCGTTTAACGCGCGCGACACAATCGCCGGCTGATATTCCAGCATGTTCGCTTCCAGCGTCGGCAGATCCATTCTTTCCGCCATGATGCGGAACGTCTCCGCGGCTTCCATGCGCGCCAGCGGCCCGCCGATGCACACGTGAATGCCGTGCGCGAACGCCACATGCGGATTCGGATTGCGCGTGATGTCCAGCTTGTCGGGATTCGCAAAAATCTCCGGATCGCGGTTCGCTGCCGTTAACGCCAGCAGCAGCCGTTGATCCTTCTTGACCAGCTTGTCGCCCACCATAATATCTTCCTTCGCCCAGCGCACCGTCGCCTTCACCGACGTGTCGTAGCGCAACAGTTCTTCCACCGCGCTTTCCGCTAAACTCGGGTTCTTCTTCAACAGTTCCCACTGATCCGGATTCTGAATAAAGGCCAGCGAACCGTTGTTGATCAGATTCGTCGTCGT
Encoded here:
- a CDS encoding T9SS type A sorting domain-containing protein gives rise to the protein MKALLGIVLSALLVSGAIAQITVNQNHMPSAGTTVVSFETDADVSFSPGSGGNQTWNISGFNYIPWDVQMYISPVGTPYYDLFPNATLCQTYDNGLEFSYYRVASDGLYFLGFAVTTDSVPYVQDPDQDVLVVRFPCTNGTTWTGVLRMTVELMPGFTTTNVDSAIYTVDGWGTLTTPAWSEAALRVTRHGYFTVYFNGTPIGDTTEDWQYQWLTQATGRGASFSNYDATGPNYTTGVVSYTNTGTVDAGPVRGPVAESFKLSQNYPNPFNPTTNLPIQLDKQTSIQLTVYNETGQVVYEYSVELGAGQHELPIDGSAWSSGSYFAKVMAGNEVQTARMVLVK
- a CDS encoding dienelactone hydrolase family protein, which encodes MKSLAFSILFMLGVSMAAASVSSTYVEYQVDGKTYEAYVAWNTQQQGIRPGVLVFHEWWGLNDYAKQRARELANLGFVAFAADMFGKGVSTTKADEAGALAGPFYQDRSLFAKLAKAAYDEMLKQPNVDASRTAAIGFCFGGTCALELARSGADLNGIVSFHGNLSNPTPETAKNIKGRVLVLHGADDPFVPAEQVDAFKKEMDEAKVNYKFVAYPFAVHAFTNPNADKAGLNGVAYNEEADKASMEEMRAFFRELFTEPK
- a CDS encoding inorganic diphosphatase — encoded protein: MKLHELPSGRRVPNEIYVVVEVPYGHRNKYEYDSDLGAIVLDRPLFSPVHYPGDYGFVPGTLAEDGDPLDVLVLVKTPTFPGCVVAARPLGVLMMEDEKGSDEKLLAVPVTDPTFETYHSLSDVPPHFLREMDHFFRVYKELEGKHVSSIGWQDRWQAEQIIKDCIKRAKGKSASAKRKSATKAVKSKSRKVSK
- a CDS encoding SDR family oxidoreductase; this encodes MAVVLITGCSSGFGKLAAQDFAQAGHTVFASMRDPGERNQSIAAELSALPNVHVIELDVTDELSVERAVDNIHAHSELDVVVHNAGLGVNGVAEGSTAEQLEHIMNVNLIGVHRLNRAVLPKMRARRRGLLIYVSSGLGRTVLPYMSAYCASKYALEAYAESLSYELTTHGIDSTILQPGAFPTKFRASILTPDDAERVAEYPIETDEAQRVHNNVVEMLRSEMAPDPHEVTGMMLRVVEMPAGERPLRVALRKDSGGLKMINQICGEVQGALLRGMGLPHRVPKRPQL
- a CDS encoding TerC family protein, with translation MSFEFETIKWVIFTVGILALLLLDLGVFHKRPHAVNHKEAMGWVVFWFLLAMSYCGFVWWWKGERTAIEFLTGYIIEASLSVDNIFVFILIFSYFKVPAEYQHRVLFWGIIGALVMRGIMIGVGTALIQNFEWIIYVFGAFLIFTGIRMAVTDEHGVDPEKNPAVRMLRKFMPVTTKYHGKKFFVMENGVRHATPLMVALLVVELSDVIFAVDSIPAVFAVTRDPFVVFTSNVFAILGLRSLYFALSGVMHKFRYLKYGLSIVLTFVGVKMLLGHTAYAIPIGWSLGVVAGVLTTSVILSLVIPERKAK
- a CDS encoding methyltransferase domain-containing protein, with protein sequence MGSGERQASFWGPSARLWREKHEAYSLPLAEWVLERVLNGHAVHLLDAGCGSGGALELAAQRGARVTGTDVAREMLELCKERVPQGEFVVADSENLPFGDNTFDAVIAVNSLQFTETPENALREFARVAKPGAKTGVVCFGAAEHSEFATVGAAVRKLFKDPPQVEGPFSLSPPEKLYEVIARAGLRVVESDDIDLTREFESFDVFWGTQAGTGATRYSVSVLGEELVRETMRQASAPFIGADGAVRFRNRFHVVIVQ
- a CDS encoding META domain-containing protein yields the protein MKTILIFLSLAVLFFGCQKAREARELKKQHQAEAVPMSGMLRYMADAASLVDCATNEQYVVKFKGDWLEVERAYVSMRLNGAPTYVEFRGRMENDTTDGRVHAGVVIEEILNMRPDTSCLKKPEEAVPDTTTAVPAPVAERPTLPTDTAAQVKPQKRAEPTLINKRWKLVQMNGESITVTDEFRTEPYITLAARSDKMTGSGGCNRFGCKYTIEGEKVSFSGFASTKMMCPEAMKIEEPFLRELAVVNGYKFEGDNGMWLTRDGKRVMKFEAVNPK
- a CDS encoding HNH endonuclease; this encodes MSIFYQSIGKKGQWNVACSITNGRNDSFRQFTMADIADQVSAGMLIRIESALKDFSVDSFQIWGSTMDQGGEIAKADPGDYLFLIRNMKIENGIEAVAEVPWCCRILSPCLESKSLSMKLWKTDEYPNIVLVESSFVDLKWSELREMLGYQDKRYDPAKKLRKYDKSKNWKHSSRFKEFASPEALAEHFWSISVARTRVKKIADEAPDSTAVVTQAPIEQIAEQELHAEGSFGACCEGAIQRIEVDRRERDSRIRRLAIEIALRDSAGKLRCQACKMSFEEAYGELGRDFIEAHHIDPLSNGAREIDLSDEASVKDYIALLCSNCHRMIHRGREMLTVEELRKIVEDARRRNS
- a CDS encoding glutamate mutase L is translated as MSTKKPSEITTILATDCGSTTTKAILIEKQGDEYRLVCRGEAPTTVEAPFEDVTKGVLNAISEIGEIMGREFTEKDGIIKTKTGDRGCDTYISTSSAGGGLQMMVSGVVKAMTAESAERAALGAGAIVMDTMASNDGRLPHQKIERIRKLRPDMILLSGGIDGGTTKHVIELAELLKAARPRPRLGSSYKLPVIYAGNKEARDEIKRVLGEEVDLLIVDNLRPVLERENLGPARDAIHDLFMEHVMAQAPGYRKLMAWTDAPIMPTPGAVGDIMQRVAKARDITLVGVDIGGATTDVFSIFRVPGTETRETVFNRTVSANLGMSYSVMNVLAEAGIENILRWVPFEIDERELRNRIANKMIRPTTIPQTKQELQIEQAIAREALRLAFVQHKNFATSLKGIQQERTISDTFDQTGSGETVVNMMDLNIIVGSGGVLSHAPRRSQAAHMMIDAFQPEGVTELAVDSIFMMPHLGVLASVHEEAAIQVFEKDCLVRLGTCVCPVGKGKEGRPCVTVTGTLPNGQTFNESVPFGELNLYPLGPGQEIKAKIKPEKGFDVGAGAGKEIEATLQGGVVGLIIDTRGRPLELSPQTENRVAKIQKWTKIQDFILEGADDHGVATVRK
- a CDS encoding ferredoxin; the protein is MSKYKITIDKNRCVGSTLCMMEAPDIFGLDPERQAQVIDPETLDDEGVLAAAHACPMLAILVEEKETGQRVWPRS